From the Tenacibaculum dicentrarchi genome, the window TTTTCAAATAATAATTTTACGTAGCTATCTTCAGGGTTTTCAAACACCTGTTTTGTAATTCCTTGCTGTAAAATAACACCATTTTTTAACACGATTATTTCATCAGAAATAGCCATAGCATCTTTAATATCGTGAGTTACAAAAATAGCCGTTGTGTTGGTTTGTTTTAAAATAGCCAAAATATCTTTACGCAACTGACTTCTTAAAATAACATCTAAATTACTAAAAGGTTCATCTAAAATTAACAATTCGGGCTTTGGCGCTAAGGCTCTTGCCAACGCAACACGCTGTTGCTGTCCTCCTGAAAGCTCGTGTGGATAACAATTTTCTTTATCTGATAAACCTACCAAACTTAACACTTCTTTAATTCTTTCTTTTTTATCCGTAGCCGATATATCACTAATTCCGTAACCAATATTATCAGCCACCGAAAAATGAGGAAATAAGGCATAATCTTGAAATACCATTCCTACATTTCGAAGCTGTGGAGCTACAAATACTTCATTAGATGAAACCACCTTTTCTTTTAATAAAATAGTACCAATATCAAGTACTTCTAAGCCCGTTATTAAACGAATTAAGGTTGTTTTACCACTTCCACTTTCGCCTACTATGGCGATTATTTTTCCTTTGGATAAAGAAAATGACACGTCTTTTAATGCGATTACTTTTCCTTTATTAAATGTTTTTTCAACATTTTTAACTTCTAATATCGTACTCATTAATTTTTTATTTAACTTTCTGTTTGATTCTTTTTTAGCGCTATTTTTAACACTCTTTTTCACTTTTATTTAACGCTCTTTAACTACCTTTATTTAACTGTCTTTGGCTATTAATCGATTTAAAAATAATATCGGTAGTATTCCTGTTAAAATAATACATATAGCAGGCAATGCTGCTTCGGCAATTAGCTCGTCACTGGCATACTCATAGGCTTTAACCGCCAAGGTATTTATATGATATGGCTTTAAAATTAAGGTTAATGGCAATTCTTTCATTACATCGACAAAAACTAAAATAAAGGCACTTAAAATAGCAGGTTTTAGCAAGGGAAATTCAATTTTAATAAAGGTTTTAAGCGTTCCACTTCCTAATAATTTAGAAGCTTCAGATAATGATTTCCCAAATTTTAAACTGTTCGATTCAATAGGATTGTAAGC encodes:
- a CDS encoding ABC transporter ATP-binding protein codes for the protein MSTILEVKNVEKTFNKGKVIALKDVSFSLSKGKIIAIVGESGSGKTTLIRLITGLEVLDIGTILLKEKVVSSNEVFVAPQLRNVGMVFQDYALFPHFSVADNIGYGISDISATDKKERIKEVLSLVGLSDKENCYPHELSGGQQQRVALARALAPKPELLILDEPFSNLDVILRSQLRKDILAILKQTNTTAIFVTHDIKDAMAISDEIIVLKNGVILQQGITKQVFENPEDSYVKLLFENI